The DNA window CCTCGAAGTTAGGTGCTTGATTCTGGCAAGCGTGATATGAGGCCTGAAGGGGCGCGATTCCTTCTTGAAGCCGATCTCCTCCATCGAATCGGCCACATCCTTGGAGAGATTGATGAGCTGCTCGACCCCATCTTTAACGCCCACCCAGACAATTCGCGGGGCGGCATGACTGGGGAACACGCCAACCCCGCTAAAAGTCATCTCAAACGGCTTGTGCCTGGCGGCGATGTCAGCAAGCCTCTTGGAGATCGACTCGAGGCGCCCTCTAGTGCAGTCGCCGAGGAATTTGAGAGTGATATGTAGATTATTTGTGCTAGACCAGTTGAACTTGCCTCTGACGTTT is part of the bacterium genome and encodes:
- the thpR gene encoding RNA 2',3'-cyclic phosphodiesterase, whose product is FLEGLCVIARLAKRATSSNGIRSFISIEIPWPIREQMVRVPELLKNVRGKFNWSSTNNLHITLKFLGDCTRGRLESISKRLADIAARHKPFEMTFSGVGVFPSHAAPRIVWVGVKDGVEQLINLSKDVADSMEEIGFKKESRPFRPHITLARIKHLTSRDELKSAIEALPQVQIDSMTADHIFLMRSQLRAKGAIYTVIERLCFSGDQSAPESQTPSPGQA